The genomic stretch CGAAGCCGCCGAGGCGGACCGCGACGCCGGCCGGGCGGCCGGTGATGACCACCAGCGAGCCCAGCAGCGGCGCCAGGCGGGTCAGCGCCGCCACGGCTCCGGGGTGGGCGCGGGCCTTTTCGGGGTCGGGCACGATACCGGCGAGTGTGCCGTCGAAGTCGAGCGCGAGCACGGCGCGGCCGGGACTGTCCAGCAGCGCGGCGAGACCGTCCCGGCCCGCTTCGGTGACCGGCGTCGGCAAGGTGTTCGGGGGGCTGCCCATGGCGACGAGATTACCGGTCGGGCGCGGGCGCGTGCCGGGGGTACCGGCGCATCGGCGTTCCGTGCCGTCGCCGCCGGGCCGGGCGACCGGCTCCGCCACGCTCAGCGGCGGCTGCGCCGGGCCTCGCGGACGCGGCGCAGCCGGTTGACGGTGACCGGGTCGTGGGCGAGCGCCCGCGGATCGTCCAGCAGGGCGTTCAGCAGCTGGTAGTAGCGGGTCGGCGAGATGCCGAGCCGCTCGCGGATGACCCGCTCCTTGGCGCCCGGCCGGGGCCAGGAGCGGCGCTCGACACCGAGCACCGCCTCGTCCTGGGGGGACAGTGCTCCTATGTCACCGCCTCCGGTGCCGCCCCGGGTGCCGTCGCTCGTCATCACCCGTCCACGATAAGGCCGCGGTACGACAATCCCCGCCGCACGCCCGCCCACCAGGGCCGGGTGCGGCGGGGCCGGGCCGCGGGCCGGCTCACTGGCCCGCGTTGTCCGCCTCGTTCGCCGTGTTCTGGATGTCGCTGAGCACACCGGCCGGGTTGCCGTTGGCGCCCACCGCGGTGCCCATCTTGGCCTTGACGGTCTTGCTGACCAGCGGCCAGGAGGTCTTGTTCGCGGGGTAGAACTCGGCGCCGCCCAGCTGGCGCAGGAAGCTGTGCAGCTTGGCGTACTTGCTGTCGGCGAGCATCGCCTCGGAACCGGAGGTGGTGACGGGCAGCAGGCCGTACTCGCCGGAGAAGTCCATGACGTTCTTCTCGTTGTAGACGAAGTCGAGGAACTTGCCGACCTGGTCGCGGTGGCCGCCCTGCTTGAAGGCCGTCATCCAGTCGGCGACGCCCATGGTCGCCTTGGCCTTGCCGTCCACGCCCGGCAGGTCGACGGTGCCGTAGTCGATGCCCTTGGACTCGGCCTGCTTCATCAGGGTGGGGTGGCCGTTGAGCATGCCGACGTCACCGGCCGCGAAGGCGTTGAAGGCGTCCTGGCGGTTGAGCTTGGCCGGGTCGCCGCCGGTCAGCCCCGGGCCGACCAGGTTCTTCTTCAGCCATTCGAAGGTCTTGACGTTCTGCGGCGAGTCGATCGTGTACTTGCCGATGCTGTCGGTGTAGCTGCCGCCGCCGCTGAGCATCCACATCAGCGTCTCGGCCTGCGTCTCCTCGGGGCCGAGCGGCAGCGCGTACGGCATCTTCACGCCCTTGGCCTTGAGCTTCGCGGCGTCCGCCGCGACGTCCGACCAGCTCTGCGGCGGGTCGGTGATGCCCGCCTCGGCGAAGAGCTTCTTGTTGTAGAAGAGGCGGCGGGTGCTGGCGCCGAAGGGCATGCCGTACTGGATGCGCTGATACTCCCCCGCCTCCGCGAGAGCGGGCACGAAGTCGGCGTGCACGGGTATGGAGAGCAGTTGGTCGGCGCTGTAGAGCTTGCCCTCGGCGGCGTAGTCCGCGTACGCGCCGATCTGTGCCATGTCCGGTGCCTTACCGGACTTGACCATGTCCTCGACCTTCTTGTCGACGTCCTTCCAGCTGTAGACCGAGACCTCGACCTTGATGTTCGGATTCTGCTTCTCGAAGTCCTTGACGAGCTTGTCCCAGTAGTGCTGGGAGGAGTTCGCCTGGGTGTCGCCGTAGTCCGCCGCGACGAGCTTGAGCGTGACGTCGCCGCCGTCCGCGCTGCTGCCGCAGGCGGACAGGGAGAGCGTCATGGCCGTGGTGAGTCCCGCTGCCGCCAGGCTCAAGTACCGCCGCTGCACTGCCATTACCGCCTTTTGTCCCGAATGTTCCGTGCTTGCCGGGGATACCCCGTGGCTTCAGGGGTTCGCCCTCAACCGGCATGAACGCCGAGTCTCCCCCGTTTACCCACACAAGGTCTACACCACCCCTCATATCGCTTGCGCATCGGCTGTCACACACGCAGGTCACACCGGTTTGATCAGCACAGTTGCCGGCGGAACCGGACCATCCCCGCGAGTGGACTAGACCTTTCACGGCGGATCGCGCCAGACTGGTCCCGTGAGACACGTCATCGCCCTTGATGTGGGCGGCACCGGAATGAAGGCCGCCCTGGCAGGCGCGGACGGCACACTGCTCTACGAGGCACGGCGCCCCACCGGCCGGGAACGCGGCCCGGAGGCGGTCGTCGCCACGATCCTGGACTTCGCCGGGGAACTGCGCGAGACCGGGCGCCGGCGGTTCGGCAGCCCGGCGGTGGCGGCCGGCGTCGCCGTGCCGGGCATCGTCGACGACGCCCGCGGCATCGCCGTCTACGCCGCCAACCTCGGCTGGCGCGACGTACCGCTGCGCGCCCTGCTCTCCGAGCGGCTGGGCGGCGTCCCGGTCGCGCTCGGCCACGACGTCCGCACCGGCGGCCTGGCCGAGGGCCGGATCGGCGCCGGCCGGGACGCCGACCGCTTCCTGTTCGTCCCGCTGGGCACCGGCATCGCGGGCGCGATCGGCATCGAGGGCCGGATCGAGGCGGGCGCGCACGGCAGCGCGGGCGAGATCGGCCACATCGTCGTCCGGCCCGGCGGGCCCGAGTGCGGCTGCGGGCAGCGCGGCTGCCTGGAGAAGCTGGCCTCGGCCGCCGCGGTCGGCCGCGCCTGGGCCGCCGCCTGCGGCGACCCGCAGGCCACCGCCGCGGACGCCGCCAAGGCCGTCGAATCCGGCGACGAGCGGGCGCGGGCGGTGTGGCAGGACGCGGTGGACGCGCTCGCCGACGGCCTGGTCACCTCGCTGACCCTGCTCGACCCGGGCACCCTGATCATCGGCGGCGGGCTCGCCGAGGCGGGCGACACGCTGTTCGAGCCGCTGCGGGCGGCGGTCCGCGCACGGGTGACCTTCCAGCGGCTCCCCCTGATCGTTCCGGCGGCGCTCGGGGACGCCGCCGGCTGCCTGGGCGCAGGTCTGCTCGCCTGGGATCTTCTCTCCACGGAGGTAACTGCCTGATGCCGCTGCAACAGTCCGGGGACAGCGCCCCGAGCCCCCGGCGCACCGTCCTGACCGGCGCCCGGGTCGCCCTGCCCACCGGCGTGGCCGACGGGGGCCGGGTGGCCTTCGAGGGCACCCGGATCACCGAGGCCACCGGCGCCGACGCCACCGCCCCGGCCGCCGGGGACCAGGTGGTCGACCTGACCGGGCACCTCGTCGTCCCCGGCTTCGTCGACATCCACGTACACGGCGGGGGCGGCGGCTCCTTCTCGTCCGCCGACCCGGAGGAGTGCCTGACGGCCATCCGCACCCACCGGCGGCGGGGCACCACCTCCATGCTCGCCTCGACCGTCACCGGCGACCTGGACGACCTGGCCCGGCAGGCCGCCGTGCTGTCCGAGCTGACCGAGCAGGGCGAGCTGGCCGGCATCCACTTCGAGGGCCCGTTCATCTCCCCGCACCGCTGCGGCGCCCACCAGCCCGAGCTGCTGCGCGACCCCGACCCGGCGGACGTCCGCAAGCTCGTCGACGCCACGCGCGGCACCGCGAAGATGATGACCCTGGCGCCGGAGCTGCCCGGCGGCCTGGAGTCCGTACGGCTGCTGGCCGACGCCGGCGTGATCGCCGCCATCGGCCACACCGACTCCTCGTACGACGCGACCCGCGAGGCCATCGACGCGGGCGCCACCGTCGCCACCCACCTGTTCAACGCGATGCCCCCGCTCGGGCACCGC from Streptomyces albofaciens JCM 4342 encodes the following:
- a CDS encoding DUF3263 domain-containing protein, which produces MTSDGTRGGTGGGDIGALSPQDEAVLGVERRSWPRPGAKERVIRERLGISPTRYYQLLNALLDDPRALAHDPVTVNRLRRVREARRSRR
- a CDS encoding extracellular solute-binding protein; the protein is MQRRYLSLAAAGLTTAMTLSLSACGSSADGGDVTLKLVAADYGDTQANSSQHYWDKLVKDFEKQNPNIKVEVSVYSWKDVDKKVEDMVKSGKAPDMAQIGAYADYAAEGKLYSADQLLSIPVHADFVPALAEAGEYQRIQYGMPFGASTRRLFYNKKLFAEAGITDPPQSWSDVAADAAKLKAKGVKMPYALPLGPEETQAETLMWMLSGGGSYTDSIGKYTIDSPQNVKTFEWLKKNLVGPGLTGGDPAKLNRQDAFNAFAAGDVGMLNGHPTLMKQAESKGIDYGTVDLPGVDGKAKATMGVADWMTAFKQGGHRDQVGKFLDFVYNEKNVMDFSGEYGLLPVTTSGSEAMLADSKYAKLHSFLRQLGGAEFYPANKTSWPLVSKTVKAKMGTAVGANGNPAGVLSDIQNTANEADNAGQ
- a CDS encoding ROK family protein; its protein translation is MRHVIALDVGGTGMKAALAGADGTLLYEARRPTGRERGPEAVVATILDFAGELRETGRRRFGSPAVAAGVAVPGIVDDARGIAVYAANLGWRDVPLRALLSERLGGVPVALGHDVRTGGLAEGRIGAGRDADRFLFVPLGTGIAGAIGIEGRIEAGAHGSAGEIGHIVVRPGGPECGCGQRGCLEKLASAAAVGRAWAAACGDPQATAADAAKAVESGDERARAVWQDAVDALADGLVTSLTLLDPGTLIIGGGLAEAGDTLFEPLRAAVRARVTFQRLPLIVPAALGDAAGCLGAGLLAWDLLSTEVTA
- the nagA gene encoding N-acetylglucosamine-6-phosphate deacetylase, which encodes MPLQQSGDSAPSPRRTVLTGARVALPTGVADGGRVAFEGTRITEATGADATAPAAGDQVVDLTGHLVVPGFVDIHVHGGGGGSFSSADPEECLTAIRTHRRRGTTSMLASTVTGDLDDLARQAAVLSELTEQGELAGIHFEGPFISPHRCGAHQPELLRDPDPADVRKLVDATRGTAKMMTLAPELPGGLESVRLLADAGVIAAIGHTDSSYDATREAIDAGATVATHLFNAMPPLGHRAPGPIAALLEDERITVELINDGTHLHPAVLEMAFRDAGADRVAFITDAMGAAGMNDGMYPLGPMTVEVTDGVARISGGPTAGSIAGSTLTLDRAFKRAVTIDGLTIGQAVRALSANPARLLGIADRTGSIEPGKDADLVVLDASYDLVGVVRRGEWVVRPQGV